From a single Paraburkholderia edwinii genomic region:
- a CDS encoding lipid II flippase Amj family protein codes for MDLQLLIICGLTFVIHLIATLAYAVRIAGVRTRRIAVSFSLFGIVALVSRTANSFQGPFIAKRVELDIAHHTAHGLLGDFRLFLLSATVASIAGAFLIPTFQRYFSRAVDHFQANRSVSRLLLHVFSRGGISYIRLGARLPSRHNVTQLATGAGVSWQVIGLNVVAMAIWTVGVFASLYAGYLKPDLRVTCANLSSVINGFATVVLAVVIDPQVSMMTDDVVDGRLSENNFRRAITTLAGARVFGTLCAQAMLVPAALIIVRVAELI; via the coding sequence ATGGACCTTCAGCTTTTGATCATATGCGGGCTGACCTTCGTGATCCATTTGATCGCAACGCTTGCGTATGCCGTACGAATCGCGGGTGTTCGCACGAGGCGTATCGCCGTTTCGTTCTCCCTGTTCGGTATTGTTGCGCTGGTTTCCCGCACAGCCAATTCCTTCCAGGGACCATTCATCGCGAAGCGGGTTGAGCTGGATATCGCCCATCACACGGCGCATGGTTTGCTCGGCGACTTTCGGCTTTTCCTGCTATCTGCCACCGTGGCGAGCATTGCCGGCGCGTTTCTCATTCCTACGTTCCAACGTTACTTCAGCCGCGCAGTCGACCACTTCCAGGCAAATCGATCAGTCTCCCGTCTGCTGCTTCATGTCTTCAGTCGCGGGGGTATCAGCTACATCCGGCTCGGAGCGCGGCTCCCGTCCCGGCATAACGTCACTCAGCTGGCAACTGGCGCAGGCGTTTCGTGGCAAGTCATAGGACTGAACGTCGTCGCAATGGCAATCTGGACGGTCGGTGTGTTCGCGTCGCTTTATGCCGGATACCTGAAGCCGGATTTGCGTGTGACGTGCGCGAATCTGTCATCGGTTATCAATGGCTTTGCGACAGTGGTGCTGGCCGTTGTCATCGATCCACAAGTTTCAATGATGACGGACGACGTAGTCGATGGCCGGCTTTCGGAGAATAATTTCCGGCGCGCTATTACGACGCTTGCTGGTGCACGTGTGTTCGGCACACTGTGCGCGCAAGCGATGCTTGTTCCGGCGGCTTTGATTATTGTTCGCGTCGCTGAGCTTATCTGA
- a CDS encoding ABC transporter permease has protein sequence MLEMTSDRTQAANRSAQQRRRELIQKFAALGSLVLLVIAFSITSTAFFSVDNLMTVGLQVTSIAYLGVAATCVIITGGIDLSVGSVLALAGVCAALLAKTGVPVPVAMLGGILVGALCGLINGICVTRMGLPPFIATLGMMLVARGMALQITGARPVSDLGEAFGELGNGALFRISHIGADGFPETTFPGIPYPVVIMVLLFVVVSVLLSRTSLGRHIYAVGSNAEAARLSGVNVQGVKLFTYVLSGALAGVTGCVLMSRLVTGQPNEGVMYELDAIASSVIGGTSLMGGVGTISGTAIGAFVIGVLRNGLNMNGVSSFIQQIIIGVVILGTVWIDQLRNRKR, from the coding sequence ATGCTTGAAATGACATCGGATCGCACGCAGGCCGCCAATCGGTCTGCACAACAGCGGCGACGCGAACTCATTCAGAAATTCGCGGCATTGGGCAGCCTTGTCCTGCTCGTGATCGCGTTTTCGATTACGAGCACCGCGTTTTTCTCGGTCGATAATCTGATGACGGTAGGCCTGCAGGTGACGTCGATCGCCTATCTGGGCGTGGCCGCCACCTGCGTCATCATCACCGGCGGCATCGATCTATCGGTCGGCTCGGTACTGGCGCTTGCCGGTGTTTGTGCGGCGCTGCTCGCCAAAACCGGCGTGCCCGTCCCGGTCGCCATGCTGGGCGGCATTCTGGTCGGTGCGTTGTGTGGCTTGATCAACGGCATCTGCGTCACGCGGATGGGCTTGCCGCCGTTTATCGCGACGCTCGGCATGATGCTCGTCGCTCGCGGTATGGCGCTGCAGATCACTGGCGCGCGGCCTGTGTCCGACCTCGGCGAGGCATTCGGTGAGCTCGGCAATGGCGCGTTGTTCCGCATCTCGCACATCGGCGCGGACGGTTTTCCAGAGACGACCTTCCCGGGCATTCCCTATCCGGTCGTCATCATGGTCTTGCTGTTCGTCGTCGTCTCCGTTCTGCTTTCGCGGACCTCACTGGGCCGTCACATCTACGCGGTCGGTTCGAACGCGGAAGCGGCGCGGCTTTCCGGCGTCAACGTACAGGGCGTCAAGCTCTTTACGTATGTGCTTTCCGGCGCGCTCGCCGGCGTAACCGGATGCGTGCTGATGTCCCGGCTCGTCACCGGGCAGCCGAACGAAGGCGTGATGTACGAGCTCGACGCGATCGCGAGTTCGGTGATCGGCGGAACATCGTTGATGGGCGGCGTCGGCACGATTTCGGGCACCGCCATCGGCGCATTCGTGATCGGCGTGCTGCGCAACGGGCTGAACATGAATGGCGTGTCGAGCTTTATCCAGCAGATCATCATCGGTGTGGTCATTCTCGGCACCGTCTGGATCGATCAGCTGCGCAACCGCAAGCGGTAA
- a CDS encoding LysR family transcriptional regulator, with translation MELRHLRYFIAVAEEGSLLTAAQRRLSTSQPSLSRQIRDLESEVGVKLLERQARGVELTAAGKIFLDHARLALSQVEAAIDGARRAEQPERPVLAMGFLAGQEVVWLPHALHILREEAPEAEITLFSQSSPDLALGLMRGKLDVAFLRPERQTVGLSFKFLAKEPLIAVLPADHRLTSRKKIRPQDLARETYVSSSRTSPVLESVIQDYAAKVGITLKTEYEGENLPSAMSLVTSTGGITLIPLYAQNMLTPNVVARALDGVPPTIDLALGYNNENTNPLLIRLLSRADELVANVQDQSIIRYAI, from the coding sequence ATGGAACTTCGACATTTGCGCTATTTCATTGCCGTCGCGGAGGAGGGCAGCCTGTTAACAGCCGCTCAGCGGCGACTGAGCACATCGCAGCCGTCGTTAAGCCGGCAGATTCGCGATCTGGAATCGGAAGTCGGTGTGAAGTTGCTGGAGCGCCAGGCGCGCGGCGTGGAGCTCACCGCGGCTGGAAAGATTTTCCTTGATCACGCACGCCTCGCGCTCTCGCAAGTTGAAGCGGCGATTGACGGCGCGCGGCGGGCGGAACAGCCGGAGAGACCCGTCCTGGCCATGGGTTTCCTCGCCGGGCAGGAAGTCGTGTGGTTACCCCATGCGCTACACATCCTTCGGGAGGAGGCGCCGGAGGCGGAGATCACGCTGTTCAGCCAGTCCTCGCCGGACCTTGCTCTCGGGCTGATGCGAGGGAAGCTGGACGTTGCGTTTCTTCGTCCGGAGAGACAGACCGTTGGCCTGTCCTTCAAATTCCTGGCGAAGGAGCCTCTGATCGCCGTGCTGCCGGCTGACCATCGACTGACGTCGCGCAAAAAGATTCGGCCGCAAGATCTTGCCCGCGAAACTTACGTCAGTTCGTCGAGGACGTCGCCGGTATTGGAATCCGTGATTCAGGATTACGCAGCGAAGGTAGGGATCACGCTCAAGACGGAGTACGAAGGCGAGAACCTGCCGTCGGCGATGTCGCTCGTCACGTCCACGGGTGGCATTACGCTAATCCCGCTATATGCGCAAAATATGCTGACACCGAATGTTGTTGCCCGTGCGCTCGACGGTGTGCCGCCGACAATTGATCTCGCCTTGGGATACAACAACGAGAACACCAATCCATTGCTCATTCGGCTTCTATCTCGCGCCGACGAGCTGGTCGCAAATGTTCAGGACCAGAGCATCATCCGATATGCCATCTAG
- a CDS encoding aldo/keto reductase, with amino-acid sequence MKASAKRNLPRSGLSMTALGLGCSQFGGLYRPMAAAEAAALADAAWSEGLRYFDTAPYYGYTLSERRVGQALGARERSAYTLSTKVGRLMRPDASVKPGDDNWAEPLPFRPVYNYSYDGIMRSYEDSRQRLGLAQIDVLYVHDIGRMTHGAQHEHYWTQLTDGGGFRALLSLRSSGEIGGIGLGVNEWEVAADALNEVELDAIMLAGRYTLLEQTSLEPLLDVCSRVKTAIVVAGVFNSGVLAGNGKFNYADAPAEVVEKVRQLSALCERFEVPLPAAALQFPFAHPAVVSCVVGARNASQLEQNIAWLEQTIPADFWAALRAAHLVDAQVPLPEGRA; translated from the coding sequence ATGAAGGCAAGCGCAAAACGCAACCTGCCGCGCAGCGGCCTGTCGATGACCGCGCTCGGCCTCGGCTGTTCTCAATTCGGCGGCCTCTACCGGCCGATGGCGGCCGCCGAAGCCGCCGCGCTTGCCGATGCCGCGTGGTCTGAAGGACTGCGTTACTTCGACACGGCGCCATACTATGGCTACACGCTTTCCGAGCGGCGCGTCGGTCAAGCGCTCGGCGCTCGCGAGCGCAGCGCCTACACGCTAAGCACAAAGGTGGGCCGGCTGATGCGTCCCGACGCGAGCGTCAAACCCGGCGACGACAACTGGGCCGAACCGCTGCCGTTTCGCCCGGTGTACAACTACAGCTACGACGGCATCATGCGCTCGTACGAGGACAGCCGGCAGCGTCTCGGGCTCGCACAAATCGACGTGCTTTACGTACACGACATCGGTCGTATGACGCACGGTGCGCAGCATGAGCACTACTGGACCCAACTGACCGACGGCGGCGGTTTTCGTGCGCTGCTTTCGCTGCGCTCGAGTGGCGAGATCGGCGGAATTGGCCTTGGGGTCAACGAGTGGGAAGTCGCCGCCGATGCGTTGAATGAAGTCGAGCTCGATGCGATCATGCTTGCGGGCCGTTACACCTTGCTGGAACAGACCTCGCTGGAGCCGTTGCTCGATGTCTGCTCGCGCGTGAAGACCGCGATCGTCGTCGCCGGCGTATTCAACTCGGGCGTGCTGGCCGGCAACGGCAAGTTCAACTACGCGGATGCCCCTGCCGAGGTCGTCGAAAAGGTGAGGCAGCTGTCGGCCTTGTGTGAGCGCTTCGAAGTGCCATTGCCCGCGGCCGCGCTGCAGTTCCCCTTTGCGCATCCCGCGGTCGTGTCGTGTGTCGTCGGTGCACGCAATGCATCGCAGCTTGAGCAAAACATCGCGTGGCTCGAGCAGACGATACCGGCGGATTTCTGGGCCGCTTTGCGTGCCGCACACCTGGTTGACGCACAGGTGCCGCTACCGGAAGGGCGGGCATGA
- a CDS encoding sugar ABC transporter ATP-binding protein yields MSTPRSLRDFAGKSNSQSWDGEILRLEGIRKQFPGVIALDGINLDLHCGEVHAICGENGAGKSTLMKIISGQYRPDEGTIHYRGEPVNFRSTSEAQAAGIAIIHQELNLVPDLSIAENLYLAREPKRGPFVDRRKLNADAKACLARIGLTITPTTKVGALSIAQQQMVEIAKALSLDAQVLIMDEPTSSLTESETVHLFRIIKELRAEGVAILYISHRLDEMAEIVDRVTVLRDGRYISTDKFAALTVNDVVARMVGRSLDDAYPQRQSVPTDEVLLSVNDLQREAVFGPLSFELRKGEILGFAGLMGAGRTEVARAIFGADPLDGGTVSLRGKPVTIRSPREAIRHGIAYLSEDRKKEGLALSMPVAANVTLANVRGISSRAGFLRFNEEARVAGRYVQELAIRTPSVNQIARNLSGGNQQKVVIGKWLYRGSKILFFDEPTRGIDVGAKFAIYGLMDRLAADGVGVVLISSELPELLGMTDRIAVFHEGRIAAVLETKHTSQEEIMHYASGRTHA; encoded by the coding sequence ATGAGCACGCCTCGCAGCCTGCGGGACTTCGCCGGCAAGTCGAACAGCCAATCTTGGGATGGAGAGATCCTGCGGCTGGAGGGCATTCGCAAGCAGTTTCCCGGCGTCATCGCGCTTGACGGCATCAACCTCGATCTGCATTGCGGTGAAGTGCATGCCATCTGCGGCGAAAACGGAGCGGGCAAATCGACGCTGATGAAAATCATCAGCGGCCAGTATCGTCCCGACGAAGGCACCATCCATTACCGGGGCGAACCGGTCAATTTCCGGTCGACCTCCGAGGCGCAGGCAGCGGGCATTGCGATCATTCACCAGGAACTGAACCTCGTTCCCGATCTTTCCATCGCAGAGAACCTTTACCTCGCGCGTGAACCCAAGCGCGGCCCCTTCGTCGACAGGCGCAAGCTCAACGCAGACGCCAAGGCATGTCTTGCCCGCATCGGGCTCACCATCACGCCGACGACAAAAGTGGGCGCGCTGTCCATCGCGCAGCAGCAGATGGTGGAAATCGCAAAGGCACTGTCGCTTGACGCGCAAGTGCTGATCATGGACGAGCCGACCTCGTCGCTGACGGAATCGGAAACCGTCCACCTCTTTCGCATCATCAAGGAACTGCGCGCCGAGGGCGTAGCGATCCTCTATATCTCGCATCGCCTCGACGAGATGGCGGAGATCGTCGACCGCGTGACGGTGTTGCGCGATGGCCGCTATATCTCGACGGACAAGTTCGCCGCGCTGACCGTGAACGACGTCGTCGCGCGCATGGTTGGCCGCTCGCTCGACGATGCCTATCCGCAGCGGCAGTCGGTACCGACCGACGAAGTGCTGCTGAGCGTCAACGACCTGCAGCGCGAAGCCGTGTTCGGACCGCTTTCGTTCGAGCTGCGCAAAGGCGAGATTCTCGGCTTCGCCGGCCTGATGGGTGCCGGCCGCACCGAGGTCGCACGCGCGATTTTCGGCGCCGATCCGCTCGACGGCGGAACGGTTTCGCTGCGCGGCAAGCCGGTCACGATACGTTCGCCGCGCGAGGCGATTCGCCACGGCATTGCTTATCTATCGGAAGACCGCAAGAAAGAAGGCCTCGCCCTCAGCATGCCGGTTGCCGCGAATGTGACGCTCGCCAATGTTCGCGGCATCTCGTCGCGAGCGGGCTTCCTGCGGTTCAACGAGGAAGCGCGCGTGGCGGGCCGCTATGTGCAGGAACTCGCGATTCGCACGCCCTCGGTCAATCAGATCGCACGCAACCTGTCCGGCGGTAACCAGCAAAAGGTCGTCATCGGCAAATGGCTGTATCGCGGATCGAAAATTCTGTTCTTCGACGAGCCCACACGCGGTATCGACGTCGGCGCGAAGTTCGCCATTTATGGCCTGATGGACCGGCTCGCCGCCGATGGCGTCGGGGTCGTGCTGATCAGTTCGGAACTGCCCGAGTTGCTCGGCATGACAGATCGGATTGCCGTGTTTCACGAAGGCCGCATCGCGGCGGTTCTTGAAACCAAACACACCAGTCAGGAGGAGATCATGCACTACGCTTCGGGGCGCACCCATGCTTGA
- a CDS encoding ABC transporter substrate-binding protein gives MKKFPMLALSALLCAAFSTGAYAAGGEIAVIVKTVNSNYWQNVQKGANAALADEKGYTMTFQGPAAESDITDEVNMVVNAVNRHVAGIVLAPSDPDALVPAIKQAWNAHIPVVLIDSAISPAGKQYYQSFLSTDNEKAGELCAQALIDRVGQTGKIAIMSYVPGAGSEVSRVGGFRKYIASHSKLQIVGPYYSQSQMAMALNQTTDVLSANPDLKGIFGANEPTAVGVGRALKQTGKAGKLVAIGFDGNEDLQGFVRDGTVQSIAVQGSWQMGHKGIETVIGVIEHKQVPKQIDTGVVMVDKQNLDSQQAKNVLY, from the coding sequence ATGAAGAAATTCCCGATGCTGGCACTTTCCGCACTGCTATGCGCAGCGTTCAGTACAGGCGCCTACGCGGCAGGCGGTGAGATCGCCGTGATCGTCAAGACGGTCAATTCGAACTATTGGCAGAACGTGCAGAAAGGCGCAAACGCGGCGCTCGCCGACGAGAAGGGCTACACGATGACGTTCCAGGGGCCGGCTGCCGAATCGGATATTACCGACGAGGTGAATATGGTCGTGAACGCGGTCAACCGGCATGTCGCGGGCATCGTCCTCGCGCCGTCCGATCCGGACGCACTGGTTCCCGCGATCAAGCAGGCGTGGAATGCGCATATTCCGGTCGTGCTGATCGATTCGGCCATTTCGCCTGCGGGCAAACAGTACTACCAGTCGTTCCTGTCGACCGATAACGAGAAGGCGGGCGAGTTGTGCGCGCAGGCCCTGATCGATCGCGTCGGACAGACCGGCAAGATCGCGATCATGTCGTACGTGCCCGGCGCCGGCTCCGAAGTGAGCCGCGTCGGCGGCTTCCGCAAGTACATCGCCAGCCACTCGAAACTGCAGATCGTCGGACCGTACTACTCGCAGTCGCAAATGGCGATGGCTTTGAACCAGACGACCGACGTGCTGTCGGCCAATCCCGACCTCAAGGGCATCTTCGGCGCAAACGAGCCGACGGCGGTCGGCGTGGGCCGTGCGCTCAAGCAGACGGGCAAGGCCGGTAAGCTCGTCGCGATCGGTTTTGACGGCAACGAGGATTTGCAAGGGTTCGTGCGGGACGGCACGGTGCAGTCGATCGCTGTCCAGGGTTCGTGGCAGATGGGACACAAGGGCATCGAGACGGTCATCGGCGTGATCGAGCACAAGCAGGTGCCGAAGCAGATCGATACCGGCGTCGTGATGGTCGACAAGCAGAACCTCGATTCGCAGCAGGCAAAGAACGTCCTCTACTGA
- a CDS encoding alpha/beta fold hydrolase: protein MSIASKPAIVFCHGIWADGSCFSKVIPAMQAEGHEVIAVQYGLDSFEEDVATVKRTLNRVGSPVILVGHSYGGATITAAGVDDRVRGLVYIAAVAPDAGETVQNQLDKYPSDIFSRVEVADGRAWMLPNGTEFFAGDLPPAEQKLVWATHYAPVFDLFHQQKLGANDIAWRSKPSWYVLATQDHTVHPDLQRWVSKRMGATVTEVVSSHVPMLSQPNVVIDVIRKAVAAVQNR from the coding sequence ATGTCGATAGCTTCCAAGCCTGCCATCGTGTTCTGCCATGGCATTTGGGCCGATGGCTCATGCTTCAGCAAAGTCATTCCTGCCATGCAGGCGGAAGGGCATGAGGTCATCGCGGTTCAATACGGCCTTGACTCATTCGAAGAAGATGTCGCGACGGTGAAGCGTACGCTGAACCGCGTCGGTAGCCCGGTTATTCTCGTCGGTCATTCGTACGGCGGCGCCACCATTACGGCCGCGGGGGTCGATGACCGCGTGCGGGGGCTGGTCTATATCGCAGCAGTCGCCCCGGATGCCGGCGAAACCGTGCAGAACCAGCTCGACAAGTATCCATCCGATATCTTCTCGCGCGTTGAAGTGGCAGACGGGCGAGCCTGGATGCTTCCGAACGGCACGGAGTTCTTTGCAGGAGACCTCCCTCCGGCAGAACAGAAGCTCGTCTGGGCTACGCATTACGCTCCTGTCTTTGATCTGTTCCACCAACAGAAACTCGGCGCGAATGACATCGCGTGGCGGTCGAAACCGAGTTGGTATGTTCTGGCGACGCAAGACCACACTGTGCATCCCGACCTGCAACGGTGGGTCTCGAAGCGCATGGGCGCGACGGTCACCGAGGTGGTAAGCAGCCATGTGCCGATGCTGTCTCAGCCGAATGTTGTTATCGATGTGATTCGCAAGGCGGTGGCCGCTGTTCAGAACAGGTGA
- a CDS encoding zinc-binding alcohol dehydrogenase family protein, whose amino-acid sequence MLSVICESPGVLRAHQSDVPERKTGEVLLRVSRVGICGTDLHIFTGNQPYLQYPRVMGHELSGVVVEADSDAGLAAGDGVYVMPYLSCGTCVACRQGKTNCCVNIKVLGVHRDGAMTEYLSVPVQFVHKAEGVSLDQAAMLEFLAIGAHAVRRANVQAGQRVLVVGAGPIGMAAMIFAKLRGGDVVCLDTRADRLEFCSSQLNVSAAVPVGPDDTAQLSSLTNGEFFDVVFDATGNIDAMNRGFGFVAHGGTYTLISIVPGQVTFSDPEFHKRETTLLASRNATAADFETVLEAMRAGRIRDQALNTHRMRLADVPDAFPRLLEPGQTVVKALIEC is encoded by the coding sequence ATGCTTAGCGTAATTTGCGAATCTCCCGGCGTGCTTCGCGCGCACCAATCCGACGTGCCCGAGCGCAAGACTGGGGAAGTCTTGTTGCGCGTGAGCCGGGTCGGCATCTGCGGCACCGATCTGCACATTTTTACCGGCAATCAGCCGTACCTCCAGTATCCGCGCGTGATGGGCCATGAGCTCTCCGGGGTCGTCGTCGAGGCAGACAGCGATGCGGGGCTGGCCGCCGGCGACGGTGTGTACGTCATGCCGTATCTTTCGTGCGGAACCTGCGTCGCATGCCGCCAGGGCAAGACCAACTGCTGCGTGAACATCAAGGTGCTCGGCGTTCACCGCGACGGCGCGATGACGGAGTATCTGAGCGTGCCTGTGCAGTTCGTCCACAAGGCGGAAGGTGTCTCCCTCGACCAGGCGGCAATGCTCGAATTCCTTGCCATCGGCGCGCACGCGGTACGCCGCGCGAACGTGCAGGCTGGACAACGGGTGCTCGTCGTGGGCGCCGGTCCGATTGGCATGGCGGCCATGATCTTTGCGAAGCTGCGTGGCGGTGACGTCGTGTGTCTCGATACGCGCGCCGACCGGCTCGAATTCTGCAGTTCGCAACTCAACGTGAGCGCAGCGGTACCGGTCGGGCCCGATGACACAGCGCAACTCTCGTCGCTGACGAACGGAGAATTCTTCGACGTCGTTTTCGACGCAACCGGCAATATCGACGCGATGAATCGCGGCTTCGGTTTTGTCGCCCATGGCGGCACCTACACGCTTATTTCGATCGTGCCCGGCCAGGTCACCTTTTCGGATCCGGAGTTCCACAAGCGGGAGACGACCCTGCTTGCGAGCCGCAACGCAACGGCTGCCGATTTCGAAACGGTACTCGAAGCGATGCGCGCAGGCCGGATTCGGGACCAGGCGCTCAACACGCACCGCATGCGCCTTGCCGACGTGCCGGACGCTTTTCCGCGCCTGCTGGAGCCGGGTCAGACGGTCGTGAAAGCACTGATCGAATGCTGA
- a CDS encoding linear amide C-N hydrolase — MLFHAPINPGQDTQFHVSARVMELPGFSGFTLYKVPKGRAFPLVPHAVKNAAKWVNAYGFVGIAPPRPEFDLFPIFCDGLNEEGLSCAALWMPGAGYPAPGNGENVFFGEFVAWVLGNFKRVKDLERTLRSGEVGVYGPASGEKLYIPLHFIAADSTGAAVVVECMNGVMNVYGEEYELQHRGGLGTTAAGVLTNAPSYDWQRTNITYYGNFTAIGAETSRTQTYPPTCMGLVGLPGDPSSPSRFVRAAFMQHTFSQLARNGDGWLPAPQRSGSPVFGDKPYSSPVQTVVNVALQTAQLVMATPYGSLLSESKQDAKNEGSSGQTPQVGDWSYWTVVRDHTNNTYYYTSAFNNLLQRIELRALSFDDDVQMPHFRSISVIPPARNDWFQDASESFKNA, encoded by the coding sequence ATGCTTTTCCACGCTCCCATCAACCCCGGCCAGGACACGCAGTTTCATGTCAGCGCCCGTGTGATGGAACTGCCCGGCTTTTCAGGATTCACGCTTTATAAAGTCCCGAAGGGACGAGCATTTCCGTTGGTCCCGCACGCCGTGAAAAATGCCGCCAAGTGGGTGAATGCCTATGGCTTTGTCGGCATCGCGCCACCGCGCCCGGAGTTCGATCTGTTTCCGATCTTCTGCGACGGTCTCAATGAAGAAGGCCTGTCATGCGCAGCGCTATGGATGCCGGGTGCCGGATATCCGGCGCCGGGCAACGGTGAGAACGTCTTTTTCGGCGAGTTTGTCGCGTGGGTGCTCGGCAACTTCAAACGGGTTAAGGATCTGGAAAGGACGCTCCGTTCGGGCGAAGTCGGCGTGTACGGTCCCGCGTCTGGCGAAAAGCTGTACATACCGCTGCATTTCATCGCGGCCGACAGCACGGGAGCGGCCGTGGTCGTCGAATGCATGAACGGCGTGATGAACGTGTACGGTGAAGAGTACGAGCTGCAGCATCGAGGCGGGTTAGGTACAACCGCGGCTGGCGTGTTGACGAATGCACCCAGCTACGACTGGCAGCGCACCAATATCACCTATTACGGGAACTTCACGGCTATCGGCGCGGAAACGAGCCGGACCCAGACCTACCCACCGACATGCATGGGTCTCGTTGGTCTGCCTGGTGATCCTTCGTCACCCTCGCGGTTCGTGCGCGCCGCGTTCATGCAGCACACCTTCAGTCAGCTCGCGAGGAATGGCGATGGATGGCTGCCGGCGCCGCAGCGATCGGGCTCACCTGTGTTCGGCGACAAGCCGTATTCGTCACCGGTGCAGACTGTCGTGAACGTCGCGTTGCAGACAGCGCAACTCGTGATGGCTACGCCGTACGGTTCCTTGCTTAGCGAATCGAAGCAGGATGCAAAGAATGAGGGATCGTCTGGTCAGACGCCACAGGTTGGTGACTGGAGCTATTGGACCGTCGTGCGGGACCACACGAACAACACCTATTACTACACGAGTGCCTTTAATAATCTTTTGCAACGAATCGAATTGCGAGCACTGTCGTTCGATGATGACGTGCAAATGCCGCACTTCCGGTCGATATCCGTCATTCCGCCAGCGAGGAACGACTGGTTTCAGGATGCAAGCGAGTCCTTTAAGAACGCTTAG
- a CDS encoding FadR/GntR family transcriptional regulator produces MKSQEPKRLYQSVAAEILTLIRGGEFPVGDRLPPERELALRLGVSRPSLREALIALEIGGRVEIRMGSGVYVRDTGADDENSVAALGDSPSELMQARAAIEGSVAALAAAHMTAAMIDRLRRTVDRMHRLAAAGKTPVDADRQFHMLIAEAAGNSVLARFVGELFDSRHDPIAAAMRGHTESAETWTDAVREHQDILRALQAGDPIAAQTAMRAHLMASEERWISGALKRDTD; encoded by the coding sequence ATGAAATCACAAGAGCCCAAGCGGCTTTACCAATCCGTGGCTGCGGAGATTCTTACGCTGATTCGCGGGGGTGAGTTTCCCGTTGGCGATCGTTTGCCCCCCGAGCGCGAACTCGCGCTAAGACTCGGCGTCTCGCGTCCTTCATTGCGCGAAGCGCTGATTGCGCTCGAGATTGGCGGGCGCGTCGAAATCCGGATGGGTTCGGGTGTCTATGTGCGCGACACCGGCGCGGACGATGAAAACTCAGTTGCCGCGCTGGGCGACAGTCCATCGGAACTGATGCAGGCACGCGCCGCCATTGAGGGCAGCGTCGCGGCGCTGGCTGCTGCGCATATGACGGCCGCCATGATCGACCGGTTGAGGCGGACCGTGGATCGGATGCATAGGCTCGCCGCGGCCGGCAAGACGCCGGTGGATGCCGACCGGCAGTTCCATATGCTGATCGCGGAAGCGGCCGGCAATTCGGTGCTTGCGCGCTTTGTGGGCGAACTGTTCGACAGCCGCCACGATCCGATTGCGGCAGCGATGCGTGGTCACACGGAGAGCGCGGAGACATGGACAGACGCGGTCCGGGAACATCAGGACATCTTGCGGGCCCTGCAGGCGGGCGACCCGATCGCTGCGCAGACCGCGATGCGCGCTCATCTCATGGCTTCGGAAGAACGCTGGATCAGCGGCGCGCTCAAGCGGGATACCGACTGA